A window of Actinomadura rubteroloni contains these coding sequences:
- a CDS encoding GlsB/YeaQ/YmgE family stress response membrane protein — MVLTVLWFILVGAVIGALARLIVPGRNPIGILLTILIGIVGAVLGGVVAHALGAGSVIAFVFSVVIAALGVAGMTSARGGRIGRSH; from the coding sequence ATGGTCCTGACGGTTCTCTGGTTCATTCTGGTGGGTGCCGTCATCGGTGCCCTGGCCCGTCTGATCGTGCCGGGCCGCAACCCCATCGGCATCCTGCTGACGATCCTCATCGGCATCGTCGGCGCGGTCCTCGGCGGCGTGGTCGCGCACGCGCTCGGCGCCGGATCGGTGATCGCGTTCGTGTTCTCGGTGGTGATCGCGGCGCTCGGGGTCGCGGGCATGACGTCCGCGCGCGGCGGCCGGATCGGCCGTTCGCACTAG